TCAGCGCGTTTGGAATAAAGATCCGTGGCCGGCGGATTCGTCCCCGTGCGCCCGTACATCACGTATTGACCGTCAAAAGTCCAGCTGACCTGGGAGTTCATGGTCATGTTTGTCTCCAGTTGCACAAGGCGCGAATCAGCCAGCGTGGCCGGCGGCGGGGCGGCCCCCTCCATGACGGCGCGCACATTGTTGAAAATAATTATTCTGCTGTCCTCTGCCGGCAAATCCTGTTTGACCGGCGCGGGCGGCGCGGGCGGCATGGTAAGCAATATTTCCAACCGATCGCAAAGCGGATGGTAATTGGTCCCCAGTTCCGGGCACCATTTCACGGATATTATTGAGAGGTTGGTGTTAAAATCGGTCAATTGCACGCGCTCATTCCAGCGCGGCGCGCCGCCGCTCTCATAAGCAACCGAGTAAAGATTGATCCGCCCGCCCGGCCCGGGGTCGGTCGGCGAATCGTTTTGCGACGAGGATACGAGAAAGAGAAGGCGTTCCTTGCCGACGGCATGATCGTATAAAACGCTGGGCGAATAGACGTGGTTGGATGGGTTTTGCCGGGGATCAGCCACTAGAAACGGCGCGACGTTGACATCCCCGGTAGCGGCACAGCTCATCAACCGGCACTTGCCGGACGGTTGCCCCTGAACCTGCGGCATCCAACCGAACAAAACGCGGTCATCATTCCATGTCCAACTGGTAATATTGGCAAAAACCGGATTAGTCACGGCCGAACTGCGCGCGCCCAAAACCTGAACGTTGTCAAGATTGCGGACATCCAGAATGCAAATATACTTCTGCGACGCATCGGGATCCATCCGGTCAACCGCTATCATCCGGCCGTTGTTTGACCAGACAAGGTTATCGTCGCCGGAATTTTCAGGATTATCCGTAATCTGGAACATCATATTTGAAGGCGGCGACTGAATCTCGTATTGTCCTCCGGTCTCCAGCCGATTGGTGGAAGCCTGGGATAGAGCCGTCTTCTGCGCCGATGCGGTAACCGCGAAACAAATTGCCGGCATTAAGCCAAACAGCATACCATGATATAATTTTTCCGTTATTGTGTTCATATTATCCCTTCTGTATCACATGTTTTACCGCAAAAACCCGTTTATGCGTTGAAGGATCAACGCGAAACGTCGGACAGCAGAGGCGGCAAACGCATTTGACAGACCGCAAATAATGGTTTTATGAATCCCATAAACCACATAATGCAAGCAGTCAAGATCAAAGCAACGCCGCGCGGCAAACGCGGCGTTGCCCGAAATGAATAATCGCCGGAGATAGAGCTTGTTTTACGGAACGAACGGGAACGGCCCCTGGGGCGCGTACCCATGGGAAGACATCAAGAATATCCAATTGTTGTTGACCACCACGGCCGGGTCGGCCGAGCCGTCGCCGTCAAAATCACCAACCATCGGAGCGCCTTCAACATTGAATTTCCACGGCCCGCCGGCCAGCTGGTAACCGGCGCTGCTGAAATAAATATACCACAATCCGCCATTGGCGGACACCACGGCCGGATCGGCCGAGCCGTCGCCGTCAAAATCGCCGGCTACCGGCGTACCTTCCACGCCCAAGTTAAACGGCCCGCCGCCCAATTGATACCCCAGGCTGGAGAACCGGATGTACCAAAGGGGGCCAACCACCACGGCCGGATCGGCGGAACCATCGTTGTCAAAATCGCCGGCTACCGGCGTACCTTCCACGCCCAAGTTAAACGGCCCGCCGCCCAATTGATACCCCAGGCTGGAAAACCAGATGTACCAAAGGGGGCCAACCACCACGGCCGGATCGGCGGAACCATCGTTGTCAAAGTCGGCCGCCACGGACATGCCCTCCATGCCGAAGTTAAACGGCCCGCCGGCCAACTGGTAGCCGGCGCTGGAAAACCAGATATACCAATTACTGCCAATCACCGTGTATGGATCGGCCGCGCCGTCATTGTCAAAATCGCCTTCCACGGCCGAGGCGCTGGTCTTCATGCCCATCATACCGGCGACGCCGCTGTGAAATTCAAAATCAAAGCGCATTTCAAATCCGGCTTCGCCGACGCCGTCGCCGTCGTAATCATAGAGAACATTGGTGCCGCCTTCTATGCGCGTAAAACTGGCGGTAACCTGCACGGGCGAGTCCAGCGGAACATTGTTCGTGTCAAAATGCTGGACAAAGCCGGCCAGCATATTGGTGGCGTCATAAACGTTGGTAAACCCCTGGCTGATCAGGAACGCATCCGAGAGGAACATTTTCAAATAACTTTCCGTGGCGGTATGCCCTTTGACATACAATCCCAGGCGTCCGTCGGCGTTCTCGCCGACACTCTCCGCCTGGCTCATGGTGCTGGTGGGGCCAACATCCATGTAATGGGCGGTGGTGCACATAATAGTGCCTTCGGGCATTTCCTCGTCTTCCGCGAAAAGCGGCGCGAACCCGACATGGGAATTAAGGTTGGTGGAATAAGAACTGCGCCATGGGCTGCAACTGGTGATATCAATTTCCAAACGCCCGGCCCCGGACGGATTGGCGGCATCATCGGGCATCCAGATCCAGCGTTTGATCTCGCCCATGCCCATGAAACCGCGCGGACGCGCGTGCAGGCTCACGTTAAAACGATAATGAGTGCCGGACGGTTGGTAGCGGGCGGTGTCGGTATAGGCGATGTCCTCCTCTTCGGGAGTCATTTCCCCCGTAATATTGGTAACATTGAGCAGGTTGCATCCGATGCTCCCGACGCCTGAAGGATCCATGTTCAGGCCAATGTCGTGCAATTTAACCTTGGCAAGACTAACGTCCACCCATGTGCCATCAGGGTCATAATCCGCAACTGAAATTTCATCGGAAAGATACTTGATGCTGTTCACCTTTCCCGAAACGGCGCGCGTTACGGTTACGGTTACCGAAGCGGTGGCCGTTTGCGGCCCATACATTTTTGAAAGCGCCATGGGCACGTCCACGGCGGTAATATCAACTTTAAACACGCCGGTAAAATAAGGGTTCCAATTGCTGTCGCTCCATTTGCCCTCCACCACATCGCTCGGATAAAAATAGCGCCGGTTAAGACCGTCGGCCGAGGTGGCCTGAAAATGCGCGAAAGTGTAACCGGTCCCGTTATTGACATCAGCGCTGACGGTGATATTACCGGACGCGCTGTCCGCCCCGGAAACGACAATGTTTTCAATGGTCAATGCGGGTACAGCGCGGAGGTTTACGACGGCAAACGCAAAAAAAACAGCCAGCGACATCAATGCATTTTTCATTTGTCCCCTTCTTGATTCTCGTTTATATTACTCGCTACTCGCATATTTTTACAATTCAATTGAAATATTATCAAAAACAGTTTTCAAGTCAATATTTTATTTTTCCCGGGTGTAACCCCTCAGTTATGTGGGTGGATGGCAATTCAATTGGCCAGTCTTCGTAGGGGCCGCGCTTGTCGCGCGCCCGTCTTTATTGAAGAGGACTTCGCAAGCGAAGCCCCTACGGTTTCTCTCTCCCCCTCAAAACTGAGGCCTTACTCCCGGGTTTAAATCCCTGCTTCATCGCGGCGCCATACATGAAAAAAACAATTTTAATCGCCGGCTCGCCCGCCAAACATCCGGATTTGCGCCATGCGACCGGTTTTTTTTCCCTTGACCCGGTTATTTTTCTGCAAGCCGGCCGGAAACGGTGCCTGGCCGTTTCCCCGCTTGATTTCAGCCATGTCAGGCGGACCGTCAAAAACATGGAAGTGTTGTCATTCGCGGACCTGCCGGCGGCGAAAGAATCAAAATCTCCGTTCTGCGGCCGGATATTTTGCCTCTTGAGGAAAAAAAACATCCGCGCGGTAACCGTCCCCTCTTATTTCCCGATCGGATTGGCCGAACAGCTGGCGGGCATGGGCGTCAAAATATCAGTGGCCGACGGCAGAATTTTCCCGGCGCGCGAGACTAAAAACGCGCGGGAGATAAACCATATCACCTGCGCCCAGCGCGTCGCCATAAAAGCGATGGAGGCGGCCATCGGCCTGATCGCCGGAGCAAAAATCGCGCGCGACCGCTCCCTGCGAATCGGCAACAAACCGTTAACGTCCGAAGCGGTGCGCGCCAGAATAGACGATATCGCGCGCGGTTCCGGCTGCGTATGTTACGGCACAATTGTGGCCGGCGGACGCCAGGCGGCCAATCCGCACGAAACCGGATGGGGAACGCTCCGGGCCGGCGAGCCGATCGTGATTGACATCTTCCCGCAGCACATCGCCAGCGGCTACTGGGGCGACCTGACCAGAACCATCGTCCGCGGAAAACCGACGCCGGAAATGAAACGAATGTATGCGGCTGTCCGGGACGCGCAAAAGGCGGCCATTTTAAAGATAAAGGCCGGAGTTCCGGCCGAAAAAATCCACAACGCCGCCGTTGACTTGTTCAAAAAACGCGGATTTTTTACCGGCCTGCAAAAAGGCAAACAAGTTGGTTTCATCCACGGCATCGGCCACGGGGTCGGACTTGAAATCCACGAAAATCCTTCCGTCGGACCGCGGACGGTAAAACTCAAAGCGGGCAACGTCATCACGATTGAACCCGGACTTTATTATCCCGACCGCGGAAGCATCAGAATTGAAGACGTTGTCCTGGTTACCCGTGCCGGCGCGCGCATTCTCGCGCCTTTCGGCGGCCGATTTATAATCTGACTTTACCGCCGTCCCATAAAGGGCGGCAAAACACTGGCGGCATCCTGCGGGATGCCAATGATTCAGAAGGGAGCGGACTGAATGAAAATACTCATCATCGGCGGCGGCGGCCGCGAACACGCGCTGGCCTGGAAAATCGCCGGGGATGATCCCGGCGCGGAGCTTTTTATCGCGCCCGGCAACGCCGGCACCGCCATGCTTGGAACCAATCTGCCTGTCCAGGCCGAAGACATCGCCGGCATCATCAGCTGGGCAAAAAAAGAAAAACCGGATTTGACCATCGTCGGCCCGGAAGCGCCGCTCTGCGCAGGCATTACCAACCTGATGCAGGCGGAAGGTTTGCGCGTGTTCGGACCTTCAAAGGAAGCGGCCAGGCTTGAAGGCAGCAAGATTTTCGCCAAGGAAATTTTACGCGCCGCCAACGTGCCGACGGCCGCCGCCGAATTTTTCACCGAAGAATCAAAAGCGCTGGCTTACCTGAAAACGCGCCCCCTGCCCCTCGTGGTCAAGGCCGACGGCCTCGCCGCCGGCAAGGGCGTCATGATCTGCAAAACCCTTCCGGAAGCCGAACGGGCCGTTCAGGAAACCCTGACCGCAAAGACTTTCGGGCAGGCCGGCGAAAAAATACTGATTGAGGAATGCCTGGCCGGCGAGGAGATTTCCGTGCTCGCTTTTGTTGACGGGCATAAGGCCGTGCTCCTGCCGACGGCGCGCGACCACAAGCGCGTTTTTGAGAACGACCAGGGCCCGAACACCGGCGGCATGGGCGCTTATTCGCCGGCCCCGGTTGAAAACGCCGTTTTTATGGAAACGGCGCGAAAAATAATTTTTGAGCCGGTCATTGCGGAGCTGGACCGGCGCGGGATTTGCTATCGCGGGGTGCTTTACGCCGGATTGATGCTCACGGCGGAAGGGCCGAAAGTGCTTGAATTCAACTGCCGTTTCGGCGACCCGGAAACGCAGGTGATTCTGCCGCGCCTGCAAAATTCCCTGATCCCGGCCTTTACGGCCTGCATTGAGGGAAAACTGCGTCCGGAACATGCCGCCGCTCGTCTTGAAAACTGCGCCTGCGTAGTCATGGCGGCCGGCGGGTATCCCGGCAAATATCGGAAAGGAGACGTCATTACCGGGCTGGAGAGAGCCGCAAAACTTGAGGGCGTCACGGTCTTCCACGCCGGCACAAAATCGGAAGGGGAAAAAATTGTTACCGCCGGCGGCCGGGTGCTGGGCGTCACGGCGCTGGGCCGGGACATTTCCGGGGCCGTGAAAAAAGCCTACCAGGCCGCCGGCCGGATTAAATTCAAGAATGCCCATTACCGGCGCGACATTGCCGCGCGCCAATGACAAAATTTTCACGCCGCACAGCGGCATGACGCAGCGCATCCCGCGCCGGACGCCGATTACGGTTGACACCGCCAGTCCCGCATATTATTTTTCTTGTCGTTGACGAACGGAATATAAAAACCCCATGCCGGAAAACAATACAAGAGAAGATGTGGTCGGCGTAGTCATGGGCAGCGACTCGGACTGGCCGCTGATGGAAGGCGTTGTCAGAACCCTGCGCGACTTCGGAGTGGCCGCTGAAACACGGATCATTTCAGCGCACCGCGCTCCGGCCAGCGCCGCGCAGTACGCAAAGTCGGCCGAGCGGCGCGGCCTGAAAATAATCATTGCCGCCGCGGGCGGCGCGGCGCATCTGGCCGGCACGTTTGCCGCGCACTCCATCCTGCCCGTAATCGGCATCCCGGTCAAAGGCGGCGCATTCGCGGGAATGGACGCATTGCTTTCAACGGTGCAGATGCCCTCCGGCGTGCCGGTGGCCACGGTGGCCGTCGGCCCCTCCGGCCCGGTCAATGCGGCCCTGCTGGCCATCCAGATTCTGGCCCTGCAAAACCGCGCCCTGGCGCGCAAGCTACACCAATACAAGCGCGATCTTTCTAAAAAAGTAATGAAAAGCAACCGGAAAATCCAGTCCTCTCTGCCGGAGAACATGCGGCGGAAAGGCGCAAAGCGAAAAAAACAATGAACACCATGAAAACAGGAAAATCATTCCTTATCGTTACCGGAGCGCTGGCTGTGTTTTTATCCTGCCGGCCATTTCCTTCATTTGCGGCGGCTGGCCAGTCGGAAACCATCGCCGGGATTATACGCGAGGTAACCGAGCTCGGCGATATTCTGCGGGAAAAACACGCCGTGTTTGAGCCGGCGGCCATAAGCACAAACATCACCGCGGCCATCGTCAAGGCGATAGACCCGCACGGCGAAGTGCTGACCAAAGAACAGGCCGAACGCCGCGCCGAGGAATTGCGCG
This genomic stretch from Kiritimatiellia bacterium harbors:
- the purD gene encoding phosphoribosylamine--glycine ligase — protein: MKILIIGGGGREHALAWKIAGDDPGAELFIAPGNAGTAMLGTNLPVQAEDIAGIISWAKKEKPDLTIVGPEAPLCAGITNLMQAEGLRVFGPSKEAARLEGSKIFAKEILRAANVPTAAAEFFTEESKALAYLKTRPLPLVVKADGLAAGKGVMICKTLPEAERAVQETLTAKTFGQAGEKILIEECLAGEEISVLAFVDGHKAVLLPTARDHKRVFENDQGPNTGGMGAYSPAPVENAVFMETARKIIFEPVIAELDRRGICYRGVLYAGLMLTAEGPKVLEFNCRFGDPETQVILPRLQNSLIPAFTACIEGKLRPEHAAARLENCACVVMAAGGYPGKYRKGDVITGLERAAKLEGVTVFHAGTKSEGEKIVTAGGRVLGVTALGRDISGAVKKAYQAAGRIKFKNAHYRRDIAARQ
- the purE gene encoding 5-(carboxyamino)imidazole ribonucleotide mutase, translating into MPENNTREDVVGVVMGSDSDWPLMEGVVRTLRDFGVAAETRIISAHRAPASAAQYAKSAERRGLKIIIAAAGGAAHLAGTFAAHSILPVIGIPVKGGAFAGMDALLSTVQMPSGVPVATVAVGPSGPVNAALLAIQILALQNRALARKLHQYKRDLSKKVMKSNRKIQSSLPENMRRKGAKRKKQ
- a CDS encoding M24 family metallopeptidase, whose amino-acid sequence is MKKTILIAGSPAKHPDLRHATGFFSLDPVIFLQAGRKRCLAVSPLDFSHVRRTVKNMEVLSFADLPAAKESKSPFCGRIFCLLRKKNIRAVTVPSYFPIGLAEQLAGMGVKISVADGRIFPARETKNAREINHITCAQRVAIKAMEAAIGLIAGAKIARDRSLRIGNKPLTSEAVRARIDDIARGSGCVCYGTIVAGGRQAANPHETGWGTLRAGEPIVIDIFPQHIASGYWGDLTRTIVRGKPTPEMKRMYAAVRDAQKAAILKIKAGVPAEKIHNAAVDLFKKRGFFTGLQKGKQVGFIHGIGHGVGLEIHENPSVGPRTVKLKAGNVITIEPGLYYPDRGSIRIEDVVLVTRAGARILAPFGGRFII
- a CDS encoding VCBS repeat-containing protein → MKNALMSLAVFFAFAVVNLRAVPALTIENIVVSGADSASGNITVSADVNNGTGYTFAHFQATSADGLNRRYFYPSDVVEGKWSDSNWNPYFTGVFKVDITAVDVPMALSKMYGPQTATASVTVTVTRAVSGKVNSIKYLSDEISVADYDPDGTWVDVSLAKVKLHDIGLNMDPSGVGSIGCNLLNVTNITGEMTPEEEDIAYTDTARYQPSGTHYRFNVSLHARPRGFMGMGEIKRWIWMPDDAANPSGAGRLEIDITSCSPWRSSYSTNLNSHVGFAPLFAEDEEMPEGTIMCTTAHYMDVGPTSTMSQAESVGENADGRLGLYVKGHTATESYLKMFLSDAFLISQGFTNVYDATNMLAGFVQHFDTNNVPLDSPVQVTASFTRIEGGTNVLYDYDGDGVGEAGFEMRFDFEFHSGVAGMMGMKTSASAVEGDFDNDGAADPYTVIGSNWYIWFSSAGYQLAGGPFNFGMEGMSVAADFDNDGSADPAVVVGPLWYIWFSSLGYQLGGGPFNLGVEGTPVAGDFDNDGSADPAVVVGPLWYIRFSSLGYQLGGGPFNLGVEGTPVAGDFDGDGSADPAVVSANGGLWYIYFSSAGYQLAGGPWKFNVEGAPMVGDFDGDGSADPAVVVNNNWIFLMSSHGYAPQGPFPFVP